A genomic segment from Nocardiopsis sp. Huas11 encodes:
- a CDS encoding dihydrodipicolinate synthase family protein, with protein MFTGLSAFPLTPLNDDRFDEHAYAGLIARLVEAGVDSIGALGSTGSYAYLDREERRQVARAAVRSAGDTPVIVGIGALRTSHVRALAQDAQEAGAAGVLLAPMSYQALTEDDVFGLYEEVTADLSVPLVVYDNPATTRFTFSNELYARVAGLPNVAAIKIPPVPLDPAAAREHVAAIRDVVPDHVVIGVSGDGTAVTGLNAGCQTWFSVVAGTVPEVAVPLCRAALNGDSATAAAASERLRPLWDMFAAHGSLRVVAALAEHLKLAPPHCLPRPILGLASAERERVARLAEDLSLA; from the coding sequence GTGTTCACTGGCCTGAGCGCCTTCCCCCTGACCCCGCTGAACGACGACCGCTTCGACGAGCACGCCTACGCCGGGCTCATCGCCCGGCTGGTCGAGGCGGGCGTCGACTCGATCGGCGCGCTGGGATCGACCGGCTCCTACGCCTACCTCGACCGCGAGGAGCGCCGCCAGGTGGCGCGTGCCGCCGTGCGCTCGGCCGGCGATACCCCGGTGATCGTCGGTATCGGCGCGCTGCGCACCTCCCACGTGCGGGCCCTGGCCCAGGACGCCCAGGAGGCCGGCGCGGCCGGTGTGCTGCTGGCCCCGATGAGCTACCAGGCGCTCACCGAAGACGACGTGTTCGGGCTCTACGAGGAGGTGACCGCGGACCTGTCGGTGCCGCTGGTGGTCTACGACAACCCGGCCACGACGCGCTTCACCTTCTCGAACGAGTTGTACGCGCGCGTCGCAGGGCTGCCGAACGTCGCCGCGATCAAGATCCCCCCGGTTCCGCTGGACCCGGCCGCCGCCCGCGAGCACGTGGCCGCGATCCGCGACGTGGTCCCCGACCACGTGGTCATCGGCGTCTCCGGGGACGGCACGGCCGTAACCGGCCTGAACGCCGGTTGCCAAACGTGGTTCTCCGTGGTGGCCGGTACCGTGCCCGAGGTCGCGGTGCCCCTGTGCCGAGCCGCTCTGAACGGTGACTCCGCAACGGCCGCGGCCGCGTCGGAGCGCCTGCGTCCGCTGTGGGACATGTTCGCCGCCCACGGCAGCCTGAGGGTGGTCGCCGCGCTCGCCGAGCACCTGAAGCTGGCCCCTCCGCACTGCCTGCCTCGCCCGATCCTGGGCCTGGCGAGCGCCGAGCGGGAGCGGGTCGCCCGCCTGGCCGAGGATCTGAGCCTGGCCTGA
- a CDS encoding NUDIX hydrolase, which produces MSSTSSGVWSSDDGSGTWNLPGGTPEPRDGGDEVATLVREVWEEVQVTFTDSVYLGHQTVHRPGTEPYAQLRMAARLDRLGEREPDPDHGRIHTRRVSPLHQAVSLLGWGPPAKAQFRCAAMTAERRWGLPVGAPAPACID; this is translated from the coding sequence ATGTCTTCGACGAGTTCGGGCGTGTGGTCGTCCGACGACGGCAGCGGAACGTGGAATCTCCCCGGAGGCACGCCCGAGCCCCGGGACGGGGGCGACGAGGTGGCCACACTCGTCCGCGAAGTGTGGGAGGAGGTCCAGGTCACCTTCACCGACTCGGTCTACCTCGGCCACCAGACGGTGCACCGCCCCGGCACCGAGCCCTACGCGCAGCTGCGCATGGCCGCACGACTGGACAGGCTGGGGGAGCGCGAGCCCGACCCCGACCACGGGCGGATCCACACGCGCCGTGTGAGCCCGCTCCACCAGGCGGTGAGCCTGCTGGGGTGGGGACCACCGGCCAAGGCACAGTTCAGGTGCGCCGCGATGACGGCCGAACGGCGTTGGGGGCTGCCCGTCGGCGCGCCGGCACCGGCCTGCATCGACTGA
- a CDS encoding excinuclease ABC subunit UvrA — protein sequence MDNHDDRIRVRGARIHNLKNVDTELPRDALVAFTGVSGSGKSSLAFGTLYAESQHRYLESVAPYARRLLQQLPAPDVDDVTGMPPAVALAQPRTAPSVRSTVGTLTTLSNTLRMLFSRAGTYPAGAEHLDSDSFSPNTVVGACPVCHGEGVEHEVTEESLVPDPELSIAEGAIASWPGAWQGKNLRDILDTLGYDIHRPWRELPQEQRDWILFTDEQPVVTVHPVREAGRVHRPYQGKYSSARSLVLKAYASSASEARRRKAAEFMVDRTCRECGGRRLRQEALRVTFAGRTIAELAALPLAELVALLRPWRADTGAAGALVGEITARVEVLAELGLGYLSVARPAPTLSTGEFQRIRLATQLGTGLFGVVYVLDEPSAGLHPADCEALTGILRRLRDGGNTVCFVEHDLDIVRGADWIVDVGPQAGEHGGHVLYSGPVPGLREVPESVTRRYLFQDVLPEHRAHSPSGRLELRAATRNNLRELDVDIPLGVFTAVTGVSGSGKSSLLAEIGDRAAEHGRVVWVSQQPIGRTPRSNLATYTGLFDTVRKLFAATEQARSLGYGPGRFSFNVVGGRCPTCEGEGFVSVELLFLPTTYAPCPACGGSRYKDDTLRVRYRGRTVADVLAMSVEEAVEFFTEEPSVRRSLETLAGVGLGYLRLGQPATELSGGEAQRIKLATELQRRRVADTVYLLDEPTTGLHPHDTDVLLGRLRDLVGAGATVVAAEHDMRVVATADHVIDLGPGGGSEGGRIVVQGTPAQVAAAPDSRTGSYLKGLL from the coding sequence ATGGACAACCACGACGACCGCATCCGGGTGCGCGGCGCCCGCATCCACAACCTGAAGAACGTGGACACGGAACTGCCCCGCGACGCCCTGGTCGCCTTCACCGGGGTCTCCGGGTCGGGGAAGTCCTCCCTGGCCTTCGGGACGCTCTACGCCGAGTCCCAGCACCGGTACCTGGAGTCGGTGGCGCCCTACGCCAGGCGGCTGCTCCAGCAGCTCCCGGCCCCGGACGTGGACGACGTCACCGGGATGCCCCCGGCCGTGGCCCTGGCCCAACCGCGCACCGCGCCCTCGGTCCGCTCCACCGTGGGCACCCTCACCACGCTGTCCAACACGCTGCGCATGCTCTTCTCCCGGGCCGGCACCTATCCGGCGGGGGCGGAGCACCTGGACTCGGACTCCTTCTCCCCCAACACCGTCGTCGGCGCCTGCCCCGTCTGCCACGGGGAGGGGGTCGAGCACGAGGTCACCGAGGAATCGCTCGTGCCCGACCCCGAGCTGAGCATCGCCGAGGGGGCGATCGCCTCCTGGCCGGGGGCCTGGCAGGGCAAGAACCTGCGCGACATCCTCGACACCCTCGGGTACGACATCCACCGACCCTGGCGGGAGCTGCCCCAGGAGCAGCGCGACTGGATCCTGTTCACCGACGAACAGCCCGTGGTGACCGTGCACCCGGTGCGTGAGGCCGGCCGGGTCCACCGGCCCTACCAGGGCAAGTACAGCAGCGCCCGGAGCCTGGTGCTCAAGGCCTACGCCTCCTCCGCCAGTGAGGCCCGGCGGCGCAAGGCCGCCGAGTTCATGGTCGACCGGACCTGTCGGGAGTGCGGCGGGCGGCGGCTGCGGCAGGAGGCGCTGCGGGTCACCTTCGCCGGTCGCACCATCGCCGAACTGGCCGCGCTGCCCCTGGCCGAACTCGTCGCCCTGCTGCGCCCCTGGCGTGCGGACACCGGGGCGGCCGGTGCGCTGGTCGGGGAGATCACGGCACGCGTCGAGGTGCTGGCCGAACTGGGTCTGGGCTACCTGAGCGTGGCCCGGCCCGCTCCGACGCTGTCCACCGGGGAGTTCCAGAGGATTCGGCTGGCCACCCAGCTGGGGACGGGGCTCTTCGGGGTGGTGTACGTCCTGGACGAGCCCTCCGCCGGACTGCACCCGGCCGACTGCGAGGCGCTCACCGGGATCCTGCGGCGCCTGCGCGACGGCGGCAACACCGTGTGCTTCGTCGAGCACGACCTGGACATCGTGCGCGGTGCGGACTGGATCGTCGACGTCGGTCCGCAGGCGGGTGAGCACGGCGGACACGTGCTGTACAGCGGCCCGGTGCCCGGACTGCGCGAGGTCCCGGAGTCGGTGACCCGCCGCTACCTGTTCCAGGACGTCCTCCCGGAGCACCGCGCCCACTCCCCCAGCGGTCGGCTGGAACTGCGCGCGGCCACGCGCAACAACCTGCGGGAGCTGGACGTCGACATTCCCCTGGGCGTGTTCACCGCCGTGACCGGGGTGTCCGGGTCGGGCAAGTCCTCGCTGCTGGCGGAGATCGGCGACCGGGCCGCGGAGCACGGCCGGGTGGTGTGGGTCAGCCAGCAGCCCATCGGGCGGACGCCGCGCTCCAACCTGGCGACCTACACCGGGCTCTTCGACACGGTGCGCAAGCTGTTCGCGGCCACCGAGCAGGCCCGTTCACTCGGCTACGGGCCCGGCCGGTTCTCCTTCAACGTCGTGGGCGGACGCTGTCCGACCTGTGAGGGCGAGGGGTTCGTGTCGGTGGAGCTGTTGTTCCTGCCCACCACCTACGCCCCGTGCCCGGCCTGCGGCGGCTCGCGCTACAAGGACGACACCCTGCGCGTGCGGTACCGGGGGCGCACGGTCGCGGACGTGCTCGCGATGTCGGTCGAGGAAGCGGTGGAGTTCTTCACCGAGGAGCCGTCGGTGCGGCGTTCCCTGGAGACCCTGGCCGGAGTGGGACTGGGTTACCTGCGCCTGGGCCAGCCCGCCACGGAGCTGTCCGGCGGCGAGGCCCAGCGGATCAAGCTCGCCACCGAACTCCAGCGCCGCCGGGTCGCCGACACGGTGTACCTGCTCGACGAGCCCACGACCGGCCTGCATCCGCATGACACCGACGTCCTGCTCGGCCGCCTGCGCGACCTCGTCGGGGCGGGCGCCACCGTGGTGGCGGCCGAGCACGACATGCGGGTCGTGGCCACCGCCGACCACGTCATCGACCTGGGTCCGGGCGGAGGGTCCGAGGGCGGCCGGATCGTGGTGCAGGGCACGCCCGCGCAGGTGGCGGCGGCCCCGGACAGCCGGACGGGCTCCTACCTCAAGGGCCTGCTCTGA
- a CDS encoding GlxA family transcriptional regulator gives MSLHRVVTLLGPPQSPFELACASEVFGTVLPDLPSRYDFRICTEHPGALATTIGYTMLVEAGLEALEDADTVIVPGWQGYGTPVAPAVTGALRAAHRRGARVVAICTGAFVLAQAGLLDGRRATTHWRSTARLAAAFPQVRVDPDVLFVDHGDVATSAGTGAGIDLCLHLVRSDHGSAYAAQIARNMVLPPHREGSQLQYAARPAPARADESLAPLLEWAAARLETRLTIDRLAERAGLSSRTLTRRFTEQLGTSPGQWLLDRRLDAARELLEQTDLPVEAVAIRVGLASAVNLRRRFRAHLGTTPGAYRRTFGETGTRSQALPHRRARSPHLLIK, from the coding sequence ATGAGCCTCCACCGGGTGGTGACCCTCCTCGGTCCGCCCCAGTCGCCCTTCGAGCTGGCCTGTGCCTCCGAGGTCTTCGGCACCGTCCTGCCCGACCTGCCCAGCCGCTACGACTTCCGGATCTGCACCGAACACCCCGGCGCCCTGGCGACCACCATCGGCTACACGATGCTCGTCGAGGCGGGCCTGGAGGCGTTGGAGGACGCGGACACCGTGATCGTCCCCGGCTGGCAGGGGTACGGCACGCCGGTGGCACCGGCCGTCACCGGGGCGCTGCGGGCCGCCCACCGGCGCGGGGCGCGGGTCGTCGCCATCTGCACGGGGGCGTTCGTGCTCGCGCAGGCCGGACTGCTCGACGGTCGGCGCGCGACCACCCACTGGCGCAGCACCGCGCGGCTCGCCGCCGCCTTCCCACAGGTGCGGGTGGACCCGGACGTGCTCTTCGTGGACCACGGCGACGTGGCGACCAGCGCGGGAACCGGTGCGGGCATCGACCTGTGCCTGCACCTGGTGCGCTCCGACCACGGGTCGGCCTACGCCGCCCAGATCGCCCGGAACATGGTCCTGCCGCCGCACCGGGAGGGCAGCCAACTCCAGTACGCCGCGCGACCCGCACCGGCCAGGGCGGACGAGTCACTGGCACCGCTGCTGGAATGGGCCGCCGCCCGGTTGGAGACCCGGCTGACCATCGACCGGCTCGCCGAACGCGCCGGGCTGTCCAGCCGGACCCTCACCCGTCGGTTCACCGAGCAGCTCGGCACCAGCCCGGGCCAGTGGCTGCTCGACCGGCGCCTCGACGCGGCCCGGGAACTGCTGGAGCAGACCGACCTGCCGGTCGAGGCCGTCGCCATCCGGGTGGGACTCGCCTCGGCCGTCAATCTGCGACGCCGTTTCCGGGCGCACCTGGGCACCACACCCGGCGCCTACCGGCGGACCTTCGGCGAGACCGGGACACGAAGCCAGGCGTTGCCGCACAGGCGGGCGCGTTCTCCGCACCTTCTCATAAAATAA
- a CDS encoding ATP-binding cassette domain-containing protein, with protein sequence MWGRPRRVRTCGPYWALDALGITAFADRLTHLLSYGQRKRVVLAGAMAMFPDVLILDEPTAGLDPAGVVDLVSTLDALRSRGTTPVVSTHDVDLVHGWADRALVLDRTVLAAGPAGEVLGDADLLARARLRPAWGPLVGRALRAHGLLPADAADPAPPEDLARLLDT encoded by the coding sequence GTGTGGGGCAGACCACGGCGGGTCCGCACTTGTGGCCCATACTGGGCGCTGGACGCGCTCGGCATCACCGCGTTCGCGGACCGGCTCACGCACCTGCTCTCCTACGGCCAGCGCAAGCGGGTCGTGCTGGCCGGGGCGATGGCGATGTTCCCCGACGTGCTGATCCTGGACGAACCCACAGCCGGGTTGGACCCGGCGGGGGTGGTGGACCTGGTGTCGACCCTGGACGCCCTGCGGTCGCGGGGCACCACGCCGGTGGTGTCCACCCACGACGTGGACCTGGTGCACGGCTGGGCGGATCGGGCGCTGGTCCTGGACCGGACGGTCCTGGCGGCGGGCCCGGCCGGGGAGGTCCTGGGCGACGCCGACCTGCTGGCCCGCGCCCGGCTGCGCCCGGCCTGGGGCCCGCTGGTGGGGCGGGCTCTGCGCGCGCACGGCCTGCTGCCGGCCGACGCGGCGGACCCCGCCCCACCCGAGGACCTGGCCCGCCTCCTGGACACATGA
- a CDS encoding NUDIX domain-containing protein, which translates to MPTPTHERSDGGHAALSAHVFLVRGERVLMTRRGPDVPYAPGLWHAGVAGKAAPGEDVVAAAVRESAEELGIGVAAADLEFAHVVHSHESLPEWVHFFFVCRAWSGTPVNREPDKHTEIAWWPARELPPDTVDYCAQAVRHLLAGEAFSRHRPATARSDGPLR; encoded by the coding sequence ATGCCCACACCTACGCACGAACGCTCCGACGGCGGGCACGCGGCGCTGAGCGCCCACGTGTTCCTGGTGCGCGGTGAGCGGGTCCTGATGACCCGCCGCGGACCCGACGTGCCCTACGCACCGGGCCTGTGGCACGCGGGGGTCGCGGGGAAGGCGGCGCCGGGTGAGGACGTCGTGGCCGCCGCGGTGCGCGAGTCCGCTGAGGAGCTCGGCATCGGCGTGGCGGCGGCGGACCTGGAGTTCGCCCACGTCGTCCACAGCCACGAGTCCCTGCCGGAGTGGGTCCACTTCTTCTTCGTCTGCCGCGCGTGGTCGGGGACTCCCGTCAACCGGGAGCCGGACAAGCACACCGAGATCGCCTGGTGGCCCGCTCGCGAACTCCCGCCGGACACGGTCGACTACTGCGCCCAGGCCGTGCGCCACCTGCTCGCCGGCGAGGCCTTCTCGCGACACCGCCCCGCCACCGCCCGTTCCGATGGACCCCTGCGGTGA
- a CDS encoding pentapeptide repeat-containing protein produces MPGRRPVPTAISDLPYAEDLRPFDRDELHFDPHEVVHFDGERFDGINLTGARFIESAFTGTHWDGGVLRRCRFTDVWLHSARMAGTDIAECTWLDSDIVASMFAGVASFDCEIQRVVFSSCKLSGVNFRASRMIDVVFEDCVLTDVDFGQAALTRVTFPGSSLRGLHLAKAKLSEVDLRGATELDLVSGFESLGGAVIGQAQLLAIAPALAANTGIEVRDE; encoded by the coding sequence GTGCCCGGTCGTCGCCCCGTTCCCACCGCCATCTCCGACCTGCCCTACGCCGAGGACCTGCGCCCCTTCGACAGGGACGAGCTCCACTTCGACCCGCACGAGGTCGTCCACTTCGACGGCGAGAGGTTCGACGGGATCAACCTCACCGGCGCCCGGTTCATCGAGAGCGCCTTCACCGGCACCCATTGGGACGGCGGGGTGCTGCGCAGGTGCAGGTTCACCGACGTCTGGCTGCACTCGGCGCGCATGGCGGGCACCGACATCGCCGAATGCACCTGGCTCGACAGCGACATCGTGGCCAGCATGTTCGCCGGGGTCGCATCCTTCGACTGCGAGATCCAGCGGGTGGTGTTCTCCTCCTGCAAGCTCAGCGGGGTCAACTTCCGGGCCTCGCGCATGATCGACGTGGTCTTCGAGGACTGCGTGCTCACCGACGTGGACTTCGGCCAGGCGGCGCTCACGCGCGTCACCTTCCCCGGCTCCAGCCTGCGCGGCCTGCACCTGGCCAAGGCGAAGCTGAGCGAGGTCGACCTGCGCGGGGCGACCGAACTCGACCTGGTGTCGGGCTTCGAGTCACTGGGCGGCGCGGTCATCGGCCAGGCCCAGCTGCTCGCGATCGCCCCCGCGCTCGCCGCCAACACGGGGATCGAGGTCCGGGACGAGTGA
- a CDS encoding DUF4041 domain-containing protein has protein sequence MTSAPGYRFNPPSNWPAAPAGWFPPSGWTPDPSWPPAPPGWQFWLPVETVPESAPPPAPANPSLPTGLPSVPVPATSGSGLFGKKKRLEELESENSRLREWVASLQGMDALQIATQTEAMRERQIQEGLRAQEAEARWQTEIGRAEAELNRVRSEVARARTWVVETEETALLQEAGVYEYQHPLADAVAYKAQLKNVKDTLKAMVRRDTAVLAATDWQVNGSLAQGRAMVRDFSKLMLRAYNAEADSLVRSMKPYKLASATDRLGKTRETIARLGKTMHIRIGDDYHHQRLYELQLTADHLAKVEEERERVREERERQREEEKARREFEREKARLIKEQSHYESALAKLEARGDEAGAAQMREKIAEAEEAIKGVNDREAKIRAGYVYVISNIGAFGEDMVKIGMTRRLDPMDRVRELGDASVPFRFDVHALIFSEDAVGLESRLHRELEKHRVNRVNMRREFFNVSPAGVRDLLARISDQHLLEYREMPEALEWRASQKES, from the coding sequence ATGACTTCTGCCCCCGGCTACCGTTTCAATCCCCCCTCGAACTGGCCTGCCGCCCCTGCGGGGTGGTTTCCGCCCTCGGGGTGGACTCCGGATCCGTCCTGGCCGCCGGCCCCGCCTGGCTGGCAGTTCTGGCTCCCCGTCGAAACCGTGCCGGAGTCGGCACCGCCGCCTGCCCCGGCCAACCCGTCGTTGCCCACCGGCCTGCCGTCTGTTCCGGTTCCGGCCACCTCAGGCTCGGGTCTGTTCGGCAAGAAGAAGCGGCTGGAGGAGTTGGAATCGGAGAACTCGCGTTTGCGCGAGTGGGTCGCGAGTCTGCAAGGCATGGACGCCCTGCAGATCGCCACGCAGACCGAGGCCATGCGCGAGCGGCAGATCCAGGAGGGGCTGAGGGCGCAGGAAGCAGAAGCTCGGTGGCAGACGGAGATCGGTCGTGCCGAAGCCGAACTGAACCGAGTGCGGTCAGAGGTGGCCCGAGCTCGGACCTGGGTCGTGGAGACGGAAGAGACCGCGCTTCTGCAGGAAGCCGGCGTTTACGAGTACCAACACCCGTTGGCCGACGCGGTCGCCTACAAGGCTCAGCTGAAGAACGTGAAGGACACGCTGAAGGCGATGGTGCGTAGGGACACCGCCGTGCTCGCCGCGACCGACTGGCAGGTCAATGGTTCCCTGGCCCAGGGCCGCGCGATGGTTCGGGACTTCTCCAAGCTCATGCTGCGCGCCTACAACGCCGAAGCCGACAGCCTGGTCCGCTCGATGAAGCCCTACAAGCTCGCCTCGGCCACGGACCGGCTCGGCAAGACTCGCGAGACCATCGCCAGGCTGGGCAAGACGATGCACATCCGCATCGGCGACGACTACCACCACCAGCGCTTGTACGAACTGCAGTTGACAGCGGACCACCTGGCCAAGGTCGAGGAGGAGAGGGAGCGCGTCCGTGAGGAGAGGGAGCGCCAGAGGGAGGAGGAGAAGGCTCGCCGCGAGTTCGAGAGGGAGAAGGCGCGGCTGATCAAAGAGCAGTCCCACTACGAGTCCGCGCTGGCCAAGCTCGAAGCCAGGGGCGACGAGGCCGGAGCCGCCCAGATGCGGGAGAAAATCGCCGAGGCCGAGGAGGCGATCAAGGGCGTCAACGATCGCGAGGCCAAGATCCGCGCCGGGTACGTCTATGTGATCTCCAACATCGGTGCCTTCGGTGAGGACATGGTGAAGATCGGAATGACTCGGCGCCTGGATCCGATGGACCGAGTGCGCGAGCTGGGAGATGCCTCCGTTCCCTTCCGCTTCGACGTGCATGCCCTCATCTTCAGTGAGGACGCGGTGGGGTTGGAGTCGCGGCTCCACCGGGAGCTGGAGAAGCACCGGGTCAATCGGGTCAATATGCGCCGAGAGTTCTTCAACGTCAGTCCCGCCGGTGTGCGCGACCTTCTGGCTCGGATCTCCGACCAACACCTGCTGGAGTACCGCGAGATGCCCGAGGCGCTGGAATGGCGGGCCAGTCAGAAGGAGAGCTGA
- a CDS encoding alpha/beta fold hydrolase, with translation MSETTETTVSRAEVRVEGATASYLTVEQDGPAVLLLHGTYWSRAWLPVLGRLARAGLRPVAVDLPGLGRSGGELTPETAAVPVLADWVARFASALGLTGPVAVAGHDIGGAIAQHLLARRRLEVSRLALVNSVTYDSWPVPGVARFRDPAVVAAMTAADFLAARRQAVTAALAGAATEQRVADYLDPWTEGRVRRSWMALAGAADSRHTLDLVPDLRRSTTPKLLVWGEDDGFQRVEYAERFVSEIPASTLVRIPDAGHIPMENAPGRVGRALSDFFTA, from the coding sequence ATGAGCGAAACCACCGAAACGACAGTGTCGAGGGCCGAGGTCCGGGTCGAGGGCGCAACGGCCAGCTACCTGACCGTGGAGCAGGACGGCCCGGCCGTGCTGCTGCTGCACGGAACGTACTGGAGCCGGGCCTGGCTCCCCGTGCTGGGCCGCCTCGCCCGGGCGGGACTGCGGCCCGTCGCCGTCGACCTTCCCGGGCTGGGGCGCTCGGGCGGCGAGCTCACCCCGGAGACGGCCGCGGTTCCGGTGCTCGCGGACTGGGTGGCGCGGTTCGCCTCCGCGCTCGGGCTCACCGGGCCGGTTGCCGTGGCGGGCCATGACATCGGCGGCGCCATCGCCCAGCACCTGCTCGCCCGCCGCCGACTGGAGGTCTCCCGGTTGGCCCTGGTCAACTCGGTCACCTACGACTCCTGGCCGGTGCCCGGGGTGGCCCGGTTCCGGGATCCGGCGGTCGTCGCGGCCATGACCGCCGCCGACTTCCTCGCCGCCCGCCGACAGGCCGTGACGGCGGCGCTGGCCGGTGCCGCCACGGAACAGCGGGTCGCCGACTACCTGGACCCGTGGACCGAAGGGCGGGTCCGCCGTTCCTGGATGGCCCTGGCGGGTGCGGCCGACAGCCGCCACACCCTCGATCTCGTCCCCGATCTGCGGCGGTCCACGACGCCCAAGCTGCTGGTCTGGGGTGAGGACGACGGCTTCCAGAGGGTGGAGTACGCCGAGCGGTTCGTCTCGGAGATCCCCGCGTCCACGCTCGTACGTATCCCCGACGCGGGGCACATCCCCATGGAGAACGCTCCCGGACGGGTCGGCCGCGCACTGAGCGACTTCTTCACCGCCTAG
- a CDS encoding S9 family peptidase codes for MDGDELTPQTPASDLPFGLPASYWFELRDFDPVAIAAALDRPMLILQGGRDYQVTVDDDLSRWRSGPAGRPEVDIRLYDADDHLFFPGDGPSTPAGYEAPQHVDPAVVTDVADRLHAQRS; via the coding sequence GTGGACGGTGACGAGCTCACTCCCCAGACACCGGCCTCGGATCTGCCGTTCGGTCTGCCCGCGTCGTACTGGTTCGAACTGCGCGACTTCGACCCGGTGGCGATCGCCGCCGCACTCGACAGGCCGATGCTCATCCTCCAGGGCGGGCGCGACTACCAGGTTACCGTGGACGACGACCTGTCCCGTTGGCGGTCGGGTCCGGCGGGCCGCCCGGAGGTGGACATCCGCCTCTACGACGCCGACGACCACCTCTTCTTTCCCGGCGACGGTCCGTCCACCCCGGCGGGGTACGAGGCGCCGCAGCACGTCGACCCGGCCGTGGTCACCGACGTCGCCGACCGGCTCCACGCCCAGCGGAGCTGA
- a CDS encoding vitamin K epoxide reductase family protein, producing MSARTPARDAGAPPPGAEVAVIGRALPWLLGVGGAIGLLAAAALLVEKIRVLADPDHVPACSVNPVLSCGTVMATPQAEAFGIPNPIIGVAGFAVVTTVGAALLAGARFQRWFWLGLQAGVLFGAVFVHWLIFQSLYRIGALCPYCMVVWAVTIPLFWYVTLHNVRSAHLPVPPWARGPAGVLARNHTVVLTVWALVVIGLAGHAFRDSWAALL from the coding sequence ATGAGCGCCCGCACGCCCGCTCGCGACGCCGGGGCCCCGCCGCCCGGTGCCGAGGTCGCCGTCATCGGCCGGGCCCTGCCCTGGCTGCTCGGCGTGGGCGGCGCCATCGGGCTGCTCGCGGCGGCGGCCCTGCTGGTCGAGAAGATCAGGGTGCTGGCCGACCCCGACCACGTGCCCGCGTGCAGCGTCAACCCGGTGCTGTCCTGCGGCACCGTCATGGCCACCCCGCAGGCCGAGGCCTTCGGGATCCCGAACCCGATCATCGGCGTCGCGGGCTTCGCCGTGGTCACCACCGTCGGCGCCGCGCTCCTGGCAGGCGCGCGGTTCCAGCGCTGGTTCTGGCTCGGGCTCCAGGCCGGGGTGCTGTTCGGCGCGGTCTTCGTGCACTGGCTGATCTTCCAGAGCCTGTACCGCATCGGCGCGCTGTGCCCGTACTGCATGGTCGTGTGGGCGGTGACGATCCCGCTCTTCTGGTACGTCACCCTGCACAACGTGCGCTCGGCACACCTGCCCGTGCCCCCGTGGGCGCGGGGCCCGGCGGGCGTGCTGGCCCGCAACCACACCGTGGTGCTCACCGTGTGGGCGCTGGTGGTCATCGGCCTGGCCGGCCACGCGTTCCGGGACTCCTGGGCCGCCCTCCTGTAG
- a CDS encoding class IV adenylate cyclase produces MSAIEYEAKVLDIDADQVAGRILGKGGTDLGEALQRRYVYDIEPGDASRWLRLRDTGDRVTLTVKEIDSDAIGGTRETETEVGDFETANALLGKLGYAPKAYQENRRHSFTLDGARLEIDAWPRIPAYLEIEADSRADVVRVAALLGYSEADLTGENTTKVYDRHGIDLSAIPDLRFGAR; encoded by the coding sequence ATGAGCGCGATCGAGTACGAGGCCAAGGTGCTGGACATCGACGCCGACCAGGTGGCCGGGCGCATCCTCGGCAAGGGCGGCACCGACCTCGGTGAGGCGCTCCAGCGCCGCTACGTGTACGACATCGAACCCGGCGACGCCTCCCGCTGGCTGCGCCTGCGGGACACCGGCGACCGGGTCACGCTCACGGTCAAGGAGATCGACTCCGACGCCATCGGCGGCACCCGCGAGACCGAGACCGAGGTCGGCGACTTCGAGACCGCCAACGCACTGCTGGGCAAGCTGGGGTACGCCCCGAAGGCCTACCAGGAGAACCGCAGGCACAGCTTCACCCTGGACGGGGCGAGGTTGGAGATCGACGCCTGGCCGCGTATCCCCGCCTACCTGGAGATCGAGGCGGACAGCCGCGCCGACGTGGTGCGCGTGGCGGCCCTGCTCGGTTATAGCGAGGCGGACCTGACGGGGGAGAACACGACGAAGGTCTACGACCGCCACGGCATCGACCTGTCCGCGATCCCCGACCTGCGCTTCGGCGCGCGGTGA